In Macadamia integrifolia cultivar HAES 741 chromosome 12, SCU_Mint_v3, whole genome shotgun sequence, the following are encoded in one genomic region:
- the LOC122057870 gene encoding peroxidase 41-like, with protein MGGASVLPIFILLFVSSSSLLSEGMLNENYYQKSCPQMEKIIQEVVTTKQIASPTTAAATVRLFFHDCMIEGCDASIFISSTASNKAERDNVHNVNLAGDAFDVVVRAKTALELACPGIVSCSDIIAVATRNLISMVGGPLYKVRLGRKDGFVSKSSRVNIINSTATVSEQIKYFAVRGFTIQEMVALLGAHTIGFAHCKEFAPRIFNNSKTSPIDPLLNPKFAGSLQNACKNYQNNPNMAIFLDVVSPGRFDNNFFKNMPKGMTLLKSDNLLIQDPRTKPFVLKYAADQAVFYKDFSAAMEKLSVFGTKTGRNGEVRRRCDSFNNVKA; from the coding sequence ATGGGAGGAGCATCGGTATTGCCAATATTCATACTTCTCTTCGTTTCCTCATCATCTCTCCTGTCAGAAGGGATGCTCAACGAAAACTACTATCAGAAGTCATGCCCGCAAATGGAGAAAATCATTCAGGAGGTCGTCACCACCAAGCAGATCGCTAGCCCAACCACAGCCGCCGCCACTGTCCGCCTCTTTTTCCACGACTGTATGATCGAGGGTTGTGACGCCTCCATTTTCATCAGCTCCACCGCCTCCAACAAGGCCGAGCGCGACAATGTCCACAATGTTAACCTCGCCGGCGACGCCTTCGATGTGGTCGTCCGGGCCAAAACCGCCCTCGAGCTCGCCTGCCCTGGCATCGTCTCCTGCTCTGACATTATAGCCGTCGCCACCCGCAACCTCATCAGCATGGTCGGAGGCCCTTTGTACAAGGTCCGCCTAGGCCGCAAGGACGGCTTCGTCTCTAAGTCCTCACGTGTCAATATCATAAATTCAACCGCCACCGTCTCCGAGCAGATCAAATACTTCGCCGTCAGGGGATTCACGATCCAGGAAATGGTCGCCCTCCTCGGTGCCCACACCATCGGCTTCGCCCACTGCAAGGAATTTGCCCCACGCATCTTCAACAACAGCAAAACCTCCCCGATCGACCCTTTATTAAACCCGAAGTTCGCCGGTAGCCTGCAGAACGCCTGCAAGAATTACCAGAATAACCCAAACATGGCCATCTTCCTCGACGTGGTTTCACCAGGGAGGTTCGACAACAATTTCTTCAAGAACATGCCCAAGGGAATGACGCTGCTCAAGTCGGATAATCTTTTGATTCAGGACCCAAGAACGAAGCCCTTCGTGTTGAAGTACGCAGCCGACCAGGCCGTCTTCTACAAGGACTTCTCAGCTGCCATGGAAAAGCTCAGTGTGTTCGGCACCAAGACCGGTCGCAATGGAGAGGTGCGACGGCGATGCGATTCCTTCAACAACGTTAAGGCTTAG